Sequence from the bacterium genome:
TCCCGGAGCCGCTGCTGGTCGCCATCGACATGGGCGAGATCACCATCCGCTGACCTCATGTCGCCTTGTCCCCGTTGATGCTGACACGGAATTTTAAGAACCTAAGGTGTGCCACGGTAAAGTGAGGTCGTTGGACACCGGGATCCGTGTGCGCGAGAGGGGTACCGTCCGCGTAGACGCGCGTGTGGCAAAAGGGTATTGTTGGGGCATGTCCCGGCTCGACGCCCGCAAGCGGGCCCGCCTCCCGGCCAGCGCCTTCGCGTACGTCGACGCTCGCGGCCGGAGGCGCCTGCCGATCCACGACGAGGCGCACGTGCGGAACGCGCTCGCCCGCTTCAATCAGGTCATCTTCGAGGACGATGCCGCGCGGGAGCGCGCCCGCAAGCGGCTGCTGAATGCAGCGAAAAAGTATAGCATTGTGCCCGTCGGGTTCATCACCGGTCAGCTGCAATACGAGCAGAGACACGCGGCGGCCGGTCGCCTCGTGATCGAGTTGGGCCGGAACGGGGCTCCCGGCGAACTCGAACAGCGCTTGCGAGGCGTCCTGCGGGACCCGGCCCTCACCGTCCTCCATTGGTCGGACGCCTCCGGGGCGTACCTCGACGGCAAAGGCAAACCGGTCGCGCTGCCCGCCGAAGACGAGCCGCGCGTAGTGACCTATCTCGAGCGCCACGGTCGGCCCATGACCGCGCTCGTGCACGATCCGGCGGTTCTCGATGATCCGGATCTCGTGGAGACCGTGCTGGCCGCGGTGCGCTTCGTCGTCGAACACGACCGTGCATATGGCCAGGTTCAGGCAACAGCCACCGATGCCGCGGCGCTCCCCACCGGGTTCGTCACGCTCCTGATGACCGACATGGAAGCCTCCACCGCCCTCCTCCAGCGGTTGGGTGACCGCTACGGCGATCTACTGGACGGCGTGCGAGGCACCCTTCGGGCAGCGGTGTCGCGCGCGGGCGGCCGCGAGATCGACGCGCGTGCCGACGAGTTCTTCGCGGTCTTCGAGCGCTCCGTCGGCGCCGTCGAGGCGGCGGCGGCCATTCAGCGTGCGCTCCACGAACGACGCAGGCCCGCTGCCGAAGTTCGGGTCCGCATCGGGATCCACAGCGGCCGTCCCACCCTCACCGATGTCGGGTACATCGGTCTGGCCGTCCACGCGGCGGCTCGCGT
This genomic interval carries:
- a CDS encoding adenylate/guanylate cyclase domain-containing protein codes for the protein MSRLDARKRARLPASAFAYVDARGRRRLPIHDEAHVRNALARFNQVIFEDDAARERARKRLLNAAKKYSIVPVGFITGQLQYEQRHAAAGRLVIELGRNGAPGELEQRLRGVLRDPALTVLHWSDASGAYLDGKGKPVALPAEDEPRVVTYLERHGRPMTALVHDPAVLDDPDLVETVLAAVRFVVEHDRAYGQVQATATDAAALPTGFVTLLMTDMEASTALLQRLGDRYGDLLDGVRGTLRAAVSRAGGREIDARADEFFAVFERSVGAVEAAAAIQRALHERRRPAAEVRVRIGIHSGRPTLTDVGYIGLAVHAAARVCAAAHGGQIVISGETRAAVGGSAPTGIRFRSLGRHRLPGLADAEALFQVVADGLPARFPPPRTEGRTPSKPVRRRAPAVRYSSRG